One genomic region from Terriglobus aquaticus encodes:
- the polA gene encoding DNA polymerase I — MPDTTQKPPVYLLDSMAFVFRAYHAMQRSRPMSTRTGIPTAATYVFINMINKLRQDFQPQYLAAIYEGGAPVHRNERAAEMKTVQKFNIKTQQFEEIDYGGYKATRAETPDDLKQQQPYIRRALEAFHIPILNYEGYEADDVIGTLSKRLAEQGHHVYIVSSDKDMMQLVNENVSILNPMKDNLILDPAKVEEVLGVRPDQVIDVMALRGDSIDNIPGAPGIGDKGSVELIRQFGTVEAALDTARDNPDAIKGKRQRESLANNRDAVLISKELVTIHCSLPVEYTLDAMQTTEPDLAAVRALYTELEFTTLLKELPAPETAKVDYNLDPTAKDIEALLAAAREPLGGEASNSASSVILSEAKDPLFSEAATTTSGTATKKSAKSKKQEPDTDSLFSESTSKSEAHLPTPSDPLFYTGANLAGLAIFLPEDPQAIAEETAPEDSDAEPEEPADLPASNLNLFGTAPEPNDSQPASANTEPFAPPQTEPLLIGLAAAGDTAILLDLHSEAAAPIRAALADATLPKAVHDLKSVLRTLELARLPIAGVRDDVMLYSYLINPTHLSHTLADVAARFNDRALTGTNREATSKKAKPVENPNRLPEAASAVLQLQRTLAAQVDEASLRQTYTDIDLPLVPVLLRMEQAGCQVDTALLRDQNSRLALMMDDLAKRIHQMAGVTFNINSPKQLGDVLFNTMGLPKPLKYGKGKVVSTAQDVLEELSVHHEAPRLVLEYRQLAKLRSNYTEQLPLLVDKQSRVHTTFNQVATSTGRLSATNPNLQNIPVRTELGREIRAAFTAAPGNILLSADYSQIELRLMAHFSQDPLLVHAYRNNLDIHTLTASEVFGVPEAQMDKETRGRAKAVNFGIVYGISPFGLAANLGIDQKTAKTYIETYFDRYSGVRTFIERTLAETRESGKVSTLFGRTRPIPDIHSRNPNARGFAERTAVNTPLQGTAADMIKVAMLRIDAALRARNLQTQMTLQVHDELLFDAPPTEVEEVTQLVKTEMEKVITLSIPIVAEVGQGPNWRDAK; from the coding sequence ATGCCGGACACCACCCAGAAGCCGCCCGTATACCTCCTCGACAGCATGGCCTTTGTCTTTCGCGCCTACCACGCCATGCAGCGCTCGCGGCCCATGTCCACGCGCACCGGCATTCCCACGGCGGCCACATACGTTTTCATCAACATGATTAACAAGCTGCGGCAGGACTTTCAGCCGCAGTATCTCGCCGCCATCTACGAGGGCGGTGCCCCCGTGCACCGCAACGAGCGCGCCGCCGAGATGAAGACAGTCCAGAAGTTCAACATCAAGACGCAGCAGTTCGAAGAGATCGACTACGGCGGCTACAAGGCCACACGCGCCGAAACGCCAGACGACCTCAAGCAGCAGCAGCCCTACATCCGCCGCGCGCTCGAGGCCTTTCACATCCCCATCCTCAACTACGAGGGCTACGAGGCCGACGACGTCATCGGCACTCTCTCCAAGCGCCTCGCCGAGCAGGGCCACCACGTCTACATCGTCTCGTCCGACAAGGACATGATGCAGCTGGTGAACGAGAACGTCAGCATCCTGAATCCCATGAAGGACAACCTGATCCTCGACCCCGCTAAGGTCGAAGAGGTCCTGGGCGTGCGCCCCGATCAGGTCATCGACGTGATGGCCCTGCGCGGCGATTCAATCGACAACATCCCGGGCGCCCCGGGCATCGGCGACAAGGGGTCCGTCGAGCTGATTCGGCAATTCGGGACCGTTGAAGCCGCGCTCGACACCGCCCGCGACAACCCCGACGCCATCAAGGGCAAGCGCCAGCGCGAGTCCCTCGCCAACAACCGCGATGCCGTCCTCATCTCCAAGGAACTCGTCACCATTCACTGCAGCCTGCCCGTCGAGTACACCCTCGACGCCATGCAGACCACCGAGCCCGACTTGGCCGCCGTCCGCGCCCTCTACACCGAACTCGAGTTCACCACGCTGCTCAAAGAACTCCCCGCGCCCGAAACCGCCAAGGTCGACTACAACCTGGACCCGACCGCGAAAGACATCGAAGCGCTCCTCGCAGCGGCCCGTGAACCGCTGGGCGGCGAAGCCTCGAACTCAGCAAGCAGTGTCATCCTGAGCGAAGCGAAGGACCCGCTTTTCTCCGAAGCGGCAACAACTACTTCTGGGACGGCAACGAAGAAATCCGCAAAGTCCAAAAAGCAGGAACCCGACACCGACAGCCTCTTCTCCGAATCAACGTCGAAGAGCGAAGCCCATCTCCCCACCCCATCCGACCCGCTCTTCTACACGGGCGCAAACCTCGCCGGCCTCGCCATCTTCCTCCCCGAAGATCCGCAAGCTATCGCCGAGGAGACCGCTCCCGAAGACTCCGACGCCGAGCCCGAAGAGCCCGCCGACCTCCCCGCCTCAAACCTGAACCTCTTCGGCACCGCACCCGAACCTAACGACTCGCAACCGGCAAGCGCAAACACCGAACCCTTCGCCCCACCGCAAACCGAACCGCTCCTCATCGGCCTCGCCGCCGCGGGCGACACTGCCATCCTGCTCGACCTGCACAGCGAAGCCGCAGCCCCCATCCGCGCCGCCCTCGCCGACGCCACGCTCCCCAAGGCCGTCCACGACCTCAAGTCGGTCCTGCGCACCCTCGAACTCGCCCGGCTTCCCATCGCCGGCGTGCGCGACGATGTCATGCTCTACAGCTACCTCATCAACCCCACGCACCTCAGCCACACCCTGGCCGACGTCGCCGCCCGCTTCAACGACCGCGCCCTCACCGGCACCAACCGCGAGGCCACCAGCAAAAAAGCCAAGCCGGTCGAAAACCCCAACCGCCTGCCCGAGGCCGCCAGCGCGGTCCTGCAACTGCAGCGCACCCTCGCCGCGCAAGTCGACGAAGCCAGCCTCCGCCAGACCTACACCGACATCGACCTCCCGCTCGTCCCCGTCCTCCTCCGCATGGAACAGGCCGGCTGCCAGGTCGACACCGCGCTCCTCCGCGACCAGAACTCCCGCCTCGCGCTCATGATGGACGACCTCGCCAAGCGCATCCACCAGATGGCCGGCGTCACCTTCAACATCAACTCACCCAAGCAGCTCGGCGACGTCCTCTTCAACACCATGGGCCTGCCCAAGCCGCTCAAGTACGGCAAGGGCAAAGTCGTCTCCACCGCGCAGGACGTGCTCGAAGAGCTCTCCGTCCACCACGAAGCCCCGCGCCTCGTCCTCGAGTACCGCCAGCTCGCAAAGCTCCGCTCCAACTACACAGAGCAACTCCCCTTACTCGTAGACAAGCAGAGCCGCGTCCACACCACCTTCAACCAGGTCGCCACCTCGACCGGCCGCCTCAGCGCCACCAACCCCAACCTGCAAAACATTCCCGTCCGCACCGAGCTCGGCCGCGAAATCCGCGCCGCCTTCACCGCCGCGCCGGGCAACATCCTGCTCTCCGCCGACTACTCCCAGATCGAGCTGCGACTCATGGCGCACTTCTCGCAGGACCCGCTGCTCGTTCACGCCTACCGGAACAACCTCGACATCCACACCCTCACCGCCAGCGAGGTCTTCGGCGTCCCCGAAGCGCAGATGGACAAGGAGACTCGCGGCCGCGCCAAAGCCGTCAACTTCGGCATCGTCTACGGCATTTCGCCCTTTGGCCTCGCCGCCAACCTCGGCATTGACCAGAAGACCGCCAAGACCTACATCGAAACCTACTTCGACCGCTACAGCGGCGTCCGCACCTTCATCGAGCGGACCCTCGCGGAGACCCGCGAATCCGGCAAGGTCAGCACCCTCTTCGGCCGCACCCGCCCCATCCCGGACATCCACTCGCGCAACCCCAACGCCCGCGGCTTTGCCGAACGCACCGCCGTCAACACACCGCTACAGGGCACCGCCGCCGACATGATCAAGGTCGCCATGCTCCGCATCGACGCCGCCCTCCGCGCCCGCAACCTGCAGACGCAGATGACCCTCCAGGTCCACGATGAACTCCTCTTCGACGCCCCACCCACCGAAGTCGAAGAAGTCACCCAGCTCGTCAAAACAGAAATGGAGAAGGTCATCACCCTCTCCATACCCATCGTCGCCGAAGTAGGCCAAGGCCCCAACTGGCGCGATGCTAAATGA
- the xrtE gene encoding exosortase E/protease, VPEID-CTERM system, producing the protein MHLPPDWMLGAVQRFGGAPAAFGLALLLFGWRRLVRFRLPAHLNRPALLTHIGLLVLMLALRPVYARVAAAHSLADPPLFWLATLWTALIPLLVLTLLLVFVPWHTLLSLARSLGLAWLYALGVTLAISLLRMMGTLAWTTSSDGFVGWVQQACFEQTRALLRHFYTTVVSNPEKHLLGTERFQIQVSWLCSGVEGLVLVALLIPLWVVFFRRELNVRRAQLVAPVALLLTWFANIVRLAILIAIGDHGHPLLADIGFHAQAGWVSLNLITLGCLLLVQRHPWFRQDGVPEAGRRVSEAVNYPVVYLLPFTLILGTSLITQALSAGFEAFYVVRLVVALAALWILRSHYLQMDWRFSSLSILAGVAVGVIWLAIRLKFKVVTPGVLITTNALTVMSRPLRLAWIATRVAAATITVPIAEELAFRGFAARRVMRVDFEHQPYRGMNWVSLLVSSVAFGAMHGRMWPAGAVTGALFWWLAKSKNRIGDAVAAHAVANALIAVVAVHLHDYSLW; encoded by the coding sequence TTGCATTTGCCCCCCGACTGGATGTTGGGCGCGGTGCAGCGATTTGGAGGAGCGCCAGCAGCCTTTGGCCTGGCGCTTCTGCTTTTTGGCTGGCGTCGGCTCGTGCGCTTCCGGTTGCCAGCGCATTTGAACCGTCCTGCTCTGCTCACCCACATCGGCCTGCTCGTACTAATGCTGGCACTTCGGCCCGTTTATGCCAGGGTCGCAGCCGCGCATAGCTTGGCGGACCCGCCGCTCTTCTGGCTGGCAACGCTCTGGACAGCGCTGATCCCGCTGCTCGTTCTAACGCTCCTTCTCGTTTTCGTTCCGTGGCACACCCTGCTGTCACTAGCCCGATCTCTCGGTTTAGCTTGGCTTTACGCGCTCGGCGTTACGCTTGCGATCTCGCTGCTGCGGATGATGGGAACGCTGGCGTGGACCACGTCGTCGGACGGGTTCGTCGGATGGGTGCAGCAGGCGTGCTTTGAACAGACCCGGGCTCTGCTGAGGCACTTCTACACCACCGTCGTGAGCAACCCGGAGAAGCACCTCCTCGGCACCGAACGGTTTCAAATCCAGGTTTCCTGGCTCTGTTCCGGCGTAGAAGGCCTGGTGCTGGTCGCCTTGCTCATCCCGCTCTGGGTCGTCTTCTTCCGGCGAGAACTAAATGTCCGCCGTGCCCAGCTCGTTGCTCCAGTGGCACTGCTGCTCACGTGGTTCGCAAACATTGTGCGACTCGCGATTCTGATTGCAATTGGAGATCATGGCCACCCGCTGCTGGCCGACATTGGATTCCATGCTCAGGCTGGTTGGGTCAGCCTGAATCTGATCACCCTGGGCTGCCTGCTTCTGGTTCAGCGACACCCGTGGTTCCGCCAAGACGGAGTTCCGGAGGCGGGCAGGCGGGTGTCGGAAGCCGTGAACTACCCCGTCGTTTACCTCCTTCCCTTCACTCTCATTCTTGGCACGTCCCTCATCACGCAAGCCCTGTCGGCAGGCTTTGAGGCCTTCTATGTCGTGCGGCTGGTGGTCGCGTTGGCGGCGCTCTGGATTCTGCGCTCGCACTACCTCCAGATGGACTGGAGGTTCAGCAGCCTCTCCATTTTGGCGGGGGTTGCGGTCGGAGTGATCTGGCTTGCAATCCGACTCAAGTTCAAGGTCGTCACACCTGGCGTTTTGATCACGACGAACGCCCTCACAGTCATGTCTCGACCGCTGCGGCTTGCGTGGATCGCGACGCGCGTTGCCGCAGCGACGATCACGGTACCGATAGCCGAGGAACTCGCGTTCCGCGGCTTTGCGGCCCGTCGTGTGATGCGAGTCGACTTCGAGCATCAGCCGTATCGTGGCATGAACTGGGTTTCATTGCTGGTCAGTTCCGTCGCATTTGGAGCGATGCACGGTCGCATGTGGCCGGCCGGTGCCGTCACCGGAGCGTTGTTTTGGTGGCTGGCCAAGAGCAAGAACCGGATCGGCGATGCAGTCGCAGCCCACGCGGTGGCGAACGCGCTGATTGCCGTCGTGGCGGTTCATCTGCACGACTACTCCTTGTGGTGA
- a CDS encoding Crp/Fnr family transcriptional regulator, whose product MTNNCLLDGLPEPVRANLLSQMETIPLPVPSSIFVPDQEPRFVHFLTSGLASVVTTMEGGESVEVGLTGREGFPERVHLLGPQRGNTRCFVQMAGEALRMQFRAFQEYFLTCPPLMHSVHQFVQHDSLVLAQLSACNRLHEVEARLARWLLMAQDRVASRDLPLTQEFLGQMLGTRRSTVNLAAGSLQRAGVITFTRGRVRIEDREALEGMACECYPIVAELFRSLYR is encoded by the coding sequence GTGACTAACAACTGCCTCCTGGATGGATTACCCGAACCGGTGCGGGCTAACCTGCTCTCGCAAATGGAGACCATCCCTTTGCCGGTGCCGAGCAGCATCTTTGTCCCGGATCAAGAGCCGCGGTTTGTCCACTTTCTCACCTCGGGTTTGGCCTCGGTTGTCACGACGATGGAAGGCGGTGAAAGCGTTGAGGTCGGACTCACCGGACGGGAAGGTTTTCCGGAACGGGTGCACCTGCTGGGTCCACAGCGAGGGAATACACGGTGTTTTGTTCAGATGGCGGGCGAAGCTCTGCGCATGCAGTTCCGCGCTTTTCAGGAGTATTTCCTGACATGTCCGCCTCTGATGCACTCGGTACACCAATTCGTGCAACACGATTCGCTGGTGTTGGCACAGTTGAGCGCGTGCAATCGGCTGCACGAGGTAGAAGCGCGGCTAGCGCGATGGCTGCTGATGGCGCAGGATCGCGTTGCTTCAAGGGATCTGCCGCTCACCCAGGAGTTTCTGGGCCAGATGCTTGGAACCCGCAGGTCGACAGTGAATCTGGCGGCAGGCAGCCTGCAACGGGCGGGAGTCATTACATTCACGCGCGGACGCGTCCGCATTGAGGACCGGGAGGCACTGGAGGGCATGGCATGTGAGTGCTATCCGATCGTCGCGGAGTTGTTTCGGTCCCTGTACCGCTGA
- a CDS encoding DUF2235 domain-containing protein: MSKRIIFCADGTWNTSHGPSLMTADTNVRRFYLSLTEDASQLRYYDSGVGTNGNLAEHLFGGALGEGLFQKVQDGYAFLSNVWDPGDSIYLFGFSRGAYVARSLAGMIAHFGVPTRSFDNQTVPRVFAAYRTRDTAQRALLKEQLQSAYGLQDAEIRMVGVWDTVGALGIPGHLFGTFDALKYGFLDTTLSPCVRSAFHAASIDERRAAFQPTLWTNPDGSPRENDGQVTQIWFPGVHTDVGGGEKEPQLANITLRWMIDKAEECGLTFDEALVQQCYAPMPFQPLGPMHDAWSLIPWGLPVHRTVPACAALSNTTLLRYQRLPSYRPPSLNLPLDRYPTVQVIPESEL; encoded by the coding sequence ATGAGCAAACGGATCATCTTCTGCGCCGACGGAACGTGGAACACCTCGCACGGCCCGTCGCTCATGACAGCGGACACCAACGTCCGGCGGTTCTACCTGTCGCTGACCGAAGACGCGTCGCAGCTGCGCTACTACGACAGCGGTGTGGGCACGAACGGAAACCTGGCCGAGCACCTGTTCGGCGGCGCCTTGGGTGAGGGCCTGTTCCAGAAGGTCCAGGACGGCTACGCATTCCTTTCCAACGTATGGGACCCCGGTGATTCCATTTATCTGTTCGGCTTCAGTCGCGGCGCGTACGTCGCACGCAGCTTGGCGGGCATGATCGCCCACTTTGGTGTTCCCACCCGAAGCTTCGATAACCAAACTGTTCCTCGTGTGTTTGCAGCCTATCGCACCCGGGATACTGCACAACGAGCGCTTCTGAAGGAGCAACTCCAGTCCGCCTACGGTCTGCAGGATGCGGAGATTCGGATGGTCGGCGTTTGGGACACCGTAGGAGCGCTCGGCATTCCCGGTCACCTGTTCGGCACGTTTGACGCACTGAAGTATGGCTTCCTCGATACCACGCTGAGCCCATGCGTGCGGTCTGCATTCCATGCGGCTTCCATCGATGAGCGACGTGCAGCCTTCCAGCCCACGCTCTGGACGAACCCTGACGGCAGTCCTCGAGAAAACGACGGGCAAGTGACACAGATCTGGTTTCCAGGCGTTCACACCGACGTGGGCGGCGGAGAAAAAGAACCTCAACTGGCGAACATCACGCTCCGCTGGATGATCGACAAGGCAGAGGAATGTGGACTCACGTTCGACGAAGCTCTGGTACAGCAGTGCTATGCACCCATGCCGTTCCAGCCGCTTGGCCCCATGCATGATGCCTGGTCGCTGATCCCGTGGGGCTTGCCTGTTCACCGAACCGTGCCTGCATGCGCAGCGTTGTCGAACACTACGCTGTTGCGATACCAGCGATTGCCTTCTTATCGCCCGCCTTCGCTCAACCTTCCATTGGATCGCTATCCGACCGTCCAAGTAATTCCTGAGTCGGAGCTCTAG
- a CDS encoding FKBP-type peptidyl-prolyl cis-trans isomerase, which yields MRFVSTVALCSAALAVSLTAVSMQAQTASTAHRAYSSAAAHRSTSAKATAPEEGLAAVGSMPAVTGPVKTLYALRYVDLKIGTGEPAETRKFYTVHYTGWTTSGEKFDSSFDHDGKEPIVFPVGARQVIVGWDTGFEGMRVGGKRRLIVPYQLAYGERGRPPIAPKADLIFDVELLAQSDTPPQQQAPPAAPPAPKNPTQPQTQPQPGSNPATDPANKPAAKPE from the coding sequence ATGCGCTTCGTTTCCACCGTGGCCCTGTGTTCGGCCGCCCTTGCAGTGAGCCTGACCGCCGTATCAATGCAGGCACAAACGGCGTCAACCGCCCATCGCGCCTATTCGAGCGCAGCGGCGCACCGGTCCACCAGCGCGAAGGCGACCGCGCCGGAAGAAGGACTAGCCGCGGTAGGAAGCATGCCCGCCGTAACGGGCCCGGTAAAAACGCTGTACGCGTTGCGCTACGTTGACCTGAAGATCGGCACCGGCGAGCCGGCCGAAACGCGCAAGTTCTACACCGTGCACTACACGGGCTGGACCACGAGCGGAGAGAAGTTCGATTCGTCGTTCGACCACGACGGCAAGGAGCCGATCGTATTTCCAGTGGGGGCGCGGCAGGTCATCGTCGGCTGGGATACGGGATTCGAAGGCATGCGGGTGGGTGGCAAGCGGCGCCTGATCGTGCCCTACCAGTTGGCCTACGGTGAGCGCGGACGTCCTCCGATCGCTCCCAAGGCAGACCTGATCTTTGACGTCGAACTTCTCGCCCAGAGCGATACGCCACCGCAGCAGCAGGCTCCACCCGCGGCGCCGCCGGCACCCAAGAATCCGACGCAGCCGCAAACGCAGCCGCAGCCCGGTAGCAATCCCGCAACCGACCCGGCAAACAAGCCGGCGGCGAAACCCGAGTAA
- a CDS encoding ABC transporter ATP-binding protein, producing the protein MTLGKLQPLAPYLRRYQKSFWQGALAVLLYNLSKIAIPLIIGHAVDDMQHHGPAGIVLRSVWALLGVAAVAAVCLYASRWILIGASREIEFDLRNDLFRNLERQSLSYYHSQRTGDIMARMTNDLNAVRQLLGPAIMYSANTVVYTAAAIPLMLRISPRLTLWAFLPLPVASVLVQYVGRRIHTRFERIQAMFSDISAKAQENFSGARLVRAFAQESSEIEHFEEANREYIRRSLLLVRLMAMLWPTLEFVLGIAIVVTLFVGGREVALHSITPGQFTSYMVFMVQLTFPMIALGYVVNLFQRGTASVVRIDELLRQQPAIKDESGRAAGETPLVPRGAIEFRNLSFSYGAGGDVLRDVSLTIPAGSSLAILGPTGAGKTTLVNLIPRLLDAPAGQVLIDGLPIREWPLEDLRRAIGFVPQETFLFSSTIRENIAFGVASAMEEEILAAAETAQIAREIQEFPNGFDTVVGERGITLSGGQKQRTAIARALLRQPRILILDDALASVDTLTEERILQGLRSAMQDRTTILIAHRVSTARTADRIAVLGNGRIAEYGTHDELLARGGFYADLYAKQQLEEEIAVSS; encoded by the coding sequence GTGACCCTGGGCAAGTTGCAGCCACTGGCACCCTACCTGCGCCGGTACCAGAAGTCGTTCTGGCAGGGCGCGCTCGCCGTGTTGCTGTACAACCTGTCAAAGATCGCGATCCCGCTGATCATCGGCCATGCCGTGGATGACATGCAGCACCACGGCCCGGCCGGTATCGTTCTGCGATCGGTCTGGGCCCTGCTGGGCGTGGCGGCGGTTGCGGCAGTTTGCCTGTATGCATCGCGCTGGATCCTGATCGGCGCGTCTCGCGAGATCGAGTTCGACCTGCGCAACGACCTGTTCCGCAACCTGGAGCGACAGTCGTTGAGCTATTACCACTCGCAGCGCACCGGTGACATCATGGCGCGCATGACCAACGACTTGAACGCCGTTCGCCAACTGCTGGGGCCGGCGATCATGTACTCCGCGAATACAGTGGTCTACACCGCAGCGGCCATTCCGCTGATGCTTCGCATCTCGCCGCGGCTGACGCTGTGGGCGTTTCTGCCGCTACCGGTTGCGAGCGTCCTGGTGCAGTACGTTGGGCGCCGCATCCATACGCGCTTCGAGCGTATCCAGGCGATGTTCTCCGACATCAGCGCAAAGGCGCAGGAGAACTTCTCCGGTGCGCGCCTGGTGCGCGCCTTTGCGCAAGAGTCGTCAGAGATCGAGCACTTTGAAGAGGCCAACCGCGAGTACATCCGCCGTTCCCTGCTGCTGGTACGCCTGATGGCAATGTTGTGGCCAACGCTCGAGTTTGTGCTTGGTATTGCCATTGTGGTCACGCTGTTCGTGGGTGGTCGCGAGGTGGCGCTGCACAGCATCACGCCGGGCCAGTTCACCAGCTACATGGTTTTCATGGTGCAGTTGACGTTTCCGATGATCGCGCTCGGGTACGTGGTGAATCTGTTTCAGCGTGGCACTGCATCGGTAGTTCGGATTGACGAGTTGCTGCGCCAGCAGCCGGCGATCAAGGACGAGAGCGGACGCGCCGCCGGTGAGACTCCGCTGGTGCCGCGCGGTGCAATCGAGTTCCGCAACCTGAGCTTCAGCTATGGCGCGGGCGGCGATGTGTTGCGCGACGTCTCGCTGACTATCCCGGCAGGATCAAGCCTGGCGATCCTGGGACCGACCGGCGCGGGCAAGACCACGCTGGTCAACCTCATTCCCCGGCTGCTGGATGCGCCGGCGGGACAGGTGCTGATCGATGGCCTGCCGATTCGGGAATGGCCGCTCGAAGACCTGCGCCGCGCCATCGGATTTGTGCCGCAGGAGACATTCCTGTTCTCTTCGACGATTCGCGAAAACATTGCGTTCGGGGTCGCTTCGGCGATGGAAGAAGAGATTTTGGCTGCCGCAGAAACAGCGCAGATCGCTCGCGAGATCCAGGAGTTCCCCAACGGCTTCGACACGGTAGTTGGGGAGCGTGGAATTACGCTCTCAGGCGGGCAGAAGCAGCGGACCGCCATCGCGCGTGCGCTGTTGCGGCAGCCCCGCATCCTGATCCTGGACGATGCCCTGGCGTCGGTCGATACGCTGACCGAGGAGCGCATTCTGCAGGGCTTGCGCTCCGCTATGCAGGACCGGACGACGATTTTGATCGCGCACCGTGTTTCCACCGCACGCACCGCAGACCGTATCGCGGTACTGGGGAACGGTCGCATCGCGGAGTACGGAACCCACGACGAACTGCTGGCGCGTGGTGGCTTCTACGCGGACCTGTACGCAAAGCAGCAGCTTGAGGAAGAGATCGCCGTCAGCAGCTAG